TGCGGCCCGCCGGAGGGCCGGGCTTTGAGGGGGTTTCAAACGGAACTGATGTTGACATGGCTTGCTTCTTTCATGGGGTGTTGGGTGATGGGTGTGCGGGCACGAACCGGTGCCAGGACTGCCGTTGTGCTGCCGTTGCCCGGCTGTTGACGCGCCTGGCGGCGGCCTATTGGGGCGGCAGGATGGTGATGGCGACCTTTCCGCGCGCGTGCCCGGCCGCAAGGTGGCGCATGGCCTCCTGTGCCTGGTCCAGCGCGAAGGACCGCTCCAGGCATGGCTTCACCGCTCCGGCACGGATGAGTTCCGTGAGCTGCTCAAGGTCCGCGGCCCGCTGCTTGGCGGCGACCATGGTCAGCCGCTGGGACATGAACGGCGAGAGGGCCAGCCCGCGCAGCTGCCGGCCCATGCCGGTCAGCTTGCCGCCGTGCTCCCCGCCGCCGACGACGGCGGTTCCCCGCGGTGTGAGCGCCCTGCGGAGCCGGGACAGGGAAGGGTTGCCGGCGAAGTCAAGAATGAGGTCGTAATGCCGGCTGCCGTCGGCAAAGTCTTCCAGGGTGTAGTCAATGGCATGGTCGGCGCCAAGGGAACGCACCAGATCCATTTTTGACGTGCTGCAGGTGCCGGTGACGGTGGCGCCGAACGCCTTGGCCAGCTGGACGGCGTAGCTGCCCACGCCGCCCGAGGCGCCGGTGACCAGGACCTTCTGCCCGGCCCGGACGCGTCCGGCGTCGCGAAGCGCCTGAAGGGCAGTGACCGCCGAGACCGGAACGACCGCCGCTTCCGCAAAGGACAGACCTGCCGGTTTGAGGGCCAGCTTGTCCTCCCGCGCTCTGGCGTAGTCGGCGAAAGAGCCCTTGCCAAACCCGAACACCTCGTCCCCTACCGAATACCGGGTCACGGCCGCTCCCACGGCGGCGACCGTCCCGGCGAGGTCCAGGCCGGCCACTGCGTTTCGCGGCCTGCGCAGCCCCGTGAAAAGGCGCATCACATACGGCCGCCCCGTCATCATGTGCCAGGTGCCCCGGTCAAGGCCCGCGGCGTGGACCCGCACAAGCACTTCGTCGTCCTTGATCCGAGGCCGGCTGATGTGCGTCGTGCGCAGGACGTCCGCGTCGCCGTAGCGGTCCCGCACCACCGCCAGCATCAGCCCCTCTCCCTCCCCCGGGCCGGCGCCATTTCCATTCCACGCCGCTTGTCCATTCCGAACCCGGTTCCTTCCTGCCTTGCCTGCCATGACGATCCCCTTCCATAGTTGGTGGTTTTCGCAAGCCCCCAGCCTTACTTAGTAAGAGAGCATATCGTACAGCGTACGAAAATGCGATAGTGTGGGGCCATGACGGCAGAAAAGATGGCTGAATTTTCCCCAGAGCGCGCTCCCTTGAGCCGCGAACGGGTGCTCCACTGCGCTGTCGAGGTCGCCGACAAGTCCGGAATCGCCGCGCTGACCATGCGATCACTTGCCCAGGCCGTGGGTGTGAAGCCCATGTCGCTGTACTACTACGTTGCCAACAAGGGCGAGATCCTCGACGCCATTGTCGACATGGTCTTTGGCGAGATCGACACGCCCTCGACCGAGGTCGACTGGCAGACCGCAATGCGGCAGCGTGCCGGCTCGGTCCGCCAGGCGTTGCGCCGCCACCCCTGGGCCATTGGGCTGCTGGAGTCCCGCACATCGCCCGGGCCGGCGACGCTGCGCCATCACGACGCGACCCTCGGCGTGCTCCGGAATGCCGGATTTTCCGTGGCGCTGACGGCCCACGCCTACGCGTTGCTCGACAGTTACATTTACGGATTCGCGCTGCAGGAGGCGTCGCTTCCGTTCAACGGTGCGGACACGGCGTCGGACGTCACCGAACCCATCGTGGCCCTGTTCTCAACAGGCGACTACCCGCACCTCGTTGAAATTGCCGCCGAACACGTGCTCCAACCCGGCTACGACTTCGGCGATGAATTCGAGATCGGGCTTGACGTCATCCTCGAAGCCCTCGCCCGGTGGATACCCAAGGACTTGGGCCGTGGCAGCCCCGCTGCTTGAGACCAAGCTGATCGTCCCCCTGCGACGGCGCTCCGTGGTGGCGCGGCCAAGGCTCGGCGAGCGCCTGGACCGTGCCGTTGAAACGACCCTGACCCTCATTTCGGCACCAGCCGGATTTGGCAAGACGACCGTGCTCACGGAGTGGCTTGCGGGCCGTGCTGACCGTGCACGGCCCGCCGCGTGGCTTTCGCTTGACCCGCGCGACAACGATCCTGTCCTGTTCTGGACCTACGTCATCTCCGCACTGGGGAGGGCGGCACCGGGAATTGGGGCAACTGCGATCACGCTGCTGCAGGCCCCGGCCCCGCCCATCGAGTCGGTCCTTTCCATGCTGCTCAACGACGCGACGTCCACTGATGGCGACATGGTGCTGATACTCGACGACTACCACGTCATCCACTCACGCGCGGTGCAGGAAGGCATGGACTTCTTCGTCCAAAACCTGCCGCCGCAGCTGCACCTGATGATCGCCTGCCGCGCAGACCCGGCCCTGCCGCTTGCACGCCTGCGCGGGCGCGGCGACCTGGTGGAGCTCCGGGCAGCAGACCTCCGTTTCACTGAGGGGGAAACGGCTGAGTATCTCAATGGCGTGATGGGGCTGGCACTCGATGCCGACTGCGTTGAGGCCCTGGACGGGCGGACCGAGGGCTGGATCGCCGCCCTGCAGCTGGCAGCCCTTACCCTCCAGGGGCGGAACGACGCGGCCGCGTTCATTGCGGAATTCACCGGCGACGACCGGTTTGTTGTGGACTATCTGGCCGAGGAGGTGCTGGGCGGGCTGCCGGCGGACGTCCGGGGCTTTTTGCTGGACACCTCCATCCTGGAGCGGCTGGGCGGCCCGCTGTGCGACGCCGTTACCGGCCGGACCGGGGGTCAGGCCACGCTTGAAGGGTTGGAGCGGGGGAACGTGTTCGTGACACCCCTGGATGGCCGCCGGAGCTGGTACCGCTACCACCAGCTCTTTGCCGACGTTTTGCTGGCCCGCCTGACCGGCGAACAGCCGGACCGCGTTCCCGAACTGCACCGCAGGGCCAGCGCATGGTTGGAACAGCATGGGTGGCCCCGCGCTGCCATCCACCATGCCCTGGCTGCGAAGGACTTCGCGCGGGCGGCCGAGCTGGTGGAACGCGCTGTCCCGGCCATGCGCCGGAGCCGAAGCGAGGGAGCACTGGTCAGCTGGTTCAGGCTGCTCCCGGAGGACTTGTTCCGCACCCGCCCCGTGCTCAGCGTCGACTTTGCCGGGGCGCTGCTCGCCGTGGGTGAGACGGCCGGCGTCGAAGGCCGGCTGCGGGACGCCGAGCGGTGGCTGAAGCCCGGGGCGGGCGGCCGGTCGGAAACCCTCGCACCGGTCCCGGAAATGGTGGTGGTGGACGAGGAGGAATTTCACCGGCTCCCGGCAGCCATTGGCCTTTACCGCGCCGCGCTGGCCCTGACGAGGGGCGACCCGGCAGGCGCGGCGTGGCAGGCAAGCCGGGCCCTCGACGCATCGCCCCTGGACGACCACCTCGGCCGGGCCGCCGCGTCCGGATTGTTGGGGCTTGCGGCCTGGACCAGCGGGGACCTGGCCTCCGGCATCCGTGGCTACGAGATCTGTGTGGAGGGACTGAAGCGGGCCGGACACATTGCCGACACTTTCGGCTGCACGGTCGCCCTGGCCGACCTCCGGCTGGCACAGGGCCGCCCCAGCGAAGGCATGCGCACCTGCCGGCAGGCCTTGGCGGACGCGTCGGGGCCGGAGGGGGAAGTCCTCAGGGGAACGGCGGACCTGCACGTCGCCATGAGCTCATTCCTCCTTGAGCGCAACGACCTGCCCGCAGCCATGGCGGAATTGCAGCGGAGCCGGGAGCTGGGCGACCACAGGGGACTGCCACAGAACCCGTACCGCTGGCGGGTCGCCATGGCCGGGATCCGGGTTGCCGAGGGTGACCTGGGGGGCGCCCTTGAGCTGCTCGATGAAGCGGGCCGTGTCTACGTCAGCGACTTCTTCCCGCCGGTGCGCCCCATTCCCGCCCTGAGGGCGCGGGTCCTGGCCGCCCAGGGCCTGCTCAACGAGGCGTTTGGCTGGGCACGCGAACACGGCATAACCGCCGGGGACGAGCCCAGCTACCTGCGCGAGTTCGAGCACATCACCCTGGCCAGGCTCCTCCTGGCCCGCCATGCCACGGAAGGGAGTGCCGCCGCACTGGCGGAATCGGACAGGCTTCTGGCACGTCTCCTGCAAGCGGCGGAGGACGGGCGGAGAGCGGGGAGCATCCTGGAAATCCTGGTGCTGCAGGCGTTGGCGCAGCGGGCCAACGGCGACCTTCCGGCGGCGCTGGATTGCCTGCAGCGGGCACTGGCACTGGCCGAACCGGAGGGGTATGTCCGGCTCTTCGCAAACGAGGGCGCCCCCATGGCATCCCTGCTCGCGACGGCAGCCAAGCAGGGAACTTCT
This genomic stretch from Arthrobacter dokdonellae harbors:
- a CDS encoding NAD(P)-dependent alcohol dehydrogenase — encoded protein: MAGKAGRNRVRNGQAAWNGNGAGPGEGEGLMLAVVRDRYGDADVLRTTHISRPRIKDDEVLVRVHAAGLDRGTWHMMTGRPYVMRLFTGLRRPRNAVAGLDLAGTVAAVGAAVTRYSVGDEVFGFGKGSFADYARAREDKLALKPAGLSFAEAAVVPVSAVTALQALRDAGRVRAGQKVLVTGASGGVGSYAVQLAKAFGATVTGTCSTSKMDLVRSLGADHAIDYTLEDFADGSRHYDLILDFAGNPSLSRLRRALTPRGTAVVGGGEHGGKLTGMGRQLRGLALSPFMSQRLTMVAAKQRAADLEQLTELIRAGAVKPCLERSFALDQAQEAMRHLAAGHARGKVAITILPPQ
- a CDS encoding LuxR C-terminal-related transcriptional regulator, with the translated sequence MAAPLLETKLIVPLRRRSVVARPRLGERLDRAVETTLTLISAPAGFGKTTVLTEWLAGRADRARPAAWLSLDPRDNDPVLFWTYVISALGRAAPGIGATAITLLQAPAPPIESVLSMLLNDATSTDGDMVLILDDYHVIHSRAVQEGMDFFVQNLPPQLHLMIACRADPALPLARLRGRGDLVELRAADLRFTEGETAEYLNGVMGLALDADCVEALDGRTEGWIAALQLAALTLQGRNDAAAFIAEFTGDDRFVVDYLAEEVLGGLPADVRGFLLDTSILERLGGPLCDAVTGRTGGQATLEGLERGNVFVTPLDGRRSWYRYHQLFADVLLARLTGEQPDRVPELHRRASAWLEQHGWPRAAIHHALAAKDFARAAELVERAVPAMRRSRSEGALVSWFRLLPEDLFRTRPVLSVDFAGALLAVGETAGVEGRLRDAERWLKPGAGGRSETLAPVPEMVVVDEEEFHRLPAAIGLYRAALALTRGDPAGAAWQASRALDASPLDDHLGRAAASGLLGLAAWTSGDLASGIRGYEICVEGLKRAGHIADTFGCTVALADLRLAQGRPSEGMRTCRQALADASGPEGEVLRGTADLHVAMSSFLLERNDLPAAMAELQRSRELGDHRGLPQNPYRWRVAMAGIRVAEGDLGGALELLDEAGRVYVSDFFPPVRPIPALRARVLAAQGLLNEAFGWAREHGITAGDEPSYLREFEHITLARLLLARHATEGSAAALAESDRLLARLLQAAEDGRRAGSILEILVLQALAQRANGDLPAALDCLQRALALAEPEGYVRLFANEGAPMASLLATAAKQGTSPAYARRLRAAAGAEETPVQTGLIEPLSDRELDVLRLLATELDGPDIARELMVSLNTVRTHTSHIYAKLGVNSRRSALRRANELGLLPRNG
- a CDS encoding TetR/AcrR family transcriptional regulator, producing the protein MAEFSPERAPLSRERVLHCAVEVADKSGIAALTMRSLAQAVGVKPMSLYYYVANKGEILDAIVDMVFGEIDTPSTEVDWQTAMRQRAGSVRQALRRHPWAIGLLESRTSPGPATLRHHDATLGVLRNAGFSVALTAHAYALLDSYIYGFALQEASLPFNGADTASDVTEPIVALFSTGDYPHLVEIAAEHVLQPGYDFGDEFEIGLDVILEALARWIPKDLGRGSPAA